DNA sequence from the Caldalkalibacillus salinus genome:
CGGCATAATCTGTCCTTTTAGCGGGGAACTGAAGCCTTCATCTATTGGTGTATCGCAATCTTGTTTAGAAGCATCCGCTAGTTCTTCACTGGTTACTTTCCTTGGCGACTTGCCAGCAATAATATCTTTCATCTGTTCTTTAATGGAATCAGAGCGAGTACCGAAGATCGCTTGTATATTATTACCCACCTCTAGTACACCAGACGCACCGAGGGATTTTAGTCGGTTTTTGTTGACTTTATCAACATCGTTAACAGACACGCGCAAACGTGTAATACAAGCATCAAGCTGGCTAATGTTTTCCTGGTCGCCTAAAGCCTCAAGAATTTCATAAGGTAAGTCGTCATCGCTTTGTCCGTCTGTACCCTGCGCATCTTCCGCTTCTTCATCGTCTTCACGTCCTGGCGTGCTGAGGTTGAATTTACGGATAGCAAAACGGAAGCCGAAGTAGTAAATCACGGCAAAACCTAACCCTACAGGAATGACGAGCCAAGCGTTCGTTGATAATCCCCAGTATAGGACATAATCAATAGCCCCACCAGAGAAAGTAAAGCCAGCTTTGACCCCTAATATGTGCATAATGGTAAAGGATAGCCCTGCAAATACACAGTGAATGAGGAACAGCAATGGCGCCACAAATAAGAATGCAAACTCAATGGGCTCAGTAATACCTGTTAAGAAAGATGTTAAGGCTGCAGAGCCCATGATACCCGCAATCGCTTTCTTTTTAGCCGGTTTAGCCTCATGGTAGATGGCCAAAGCTGCAGCAGGTAAACCGAATAGCATGAAAGGAAATAATCCAGTCATGAAGGTGCCAGCTGTTGGATCTCCAGCAAAGTACCTTCTCATATCTCCCCTAATGATTTCTCCTGTATCGGGATGAATAAATTGCCCGAACTCAAACCAGAAAGGTTGGTAAAAGATATGGTGCAAACCGAATGGAATGAGTATCCGTTGTCCAAAGCCGAAAATAAACGAAGCGATGGCTGGATTCGCTTCTGTCGCTAAATGCGATAAATAGTCGATCCCACCTTGAATCGGTGGCCACACATAATAAAAGGCAAATCCAATAGCAATGGCAGTTGCTGCTGTAATAATGGGCACAAAGCGTTTACCTGCAAAGAAACCCAAAAATTGGGGCAGTTCTATATTGTAAAAGCGCTTGTACAAATATGAGGCAATAATCCCCATAATAATACCACCGAACACACCCGTTTGCAGTGTTTCGATTCCAAGCACGGTCTCTGTCTCCATTTGACCATACTCAGCCATCACACCCAAGGTTGTATTCATGACAAGGTAACCTATGGTGGATGCTAATCCAGCAACACCATCCCCGTCTGTCAACCCTATAGCGACCCCTATAGCAAATAGGAGGCCGAGATTATCAAAGATAATGCCCCCCGCTTGCTCCATAATAGGGATGGCTAACACATTTTCGTTTCCAAGTCCCAGTAAGAGTCCGGCGACTGGAAGAACAGAAACGGGAACCATCAGTGAGCGCCCTATTCTTTGAAGCAAACCAAAAGCTTTCTTGAACATGTGCTTTATCCTCCTCGTATCTATGGTAGTCAATTTTTAGTTGCAATATAAGATTATAATTAGTGTTACCTATCATTGTCTATACATGTGCTCACATTTCTTTTATTTATATAAATTTTTTCTGTTTCACCATTATGAATGCTCCCAACTTCGGGAACGCTGTTGAACATGTGGATATCAAGCTATATTTATGATATAACTACTAATAAAACAATTTTTATGGCAGTGTAAAGTTGTAACGTACAGATAGAGAGAAAGGTGATTATCATGGGAAACGAAAATCATTCATCCAATTTTATTAAGAGTATCATGACAGAAGACCTTGAGAGAGGTCAATATGATGAGGTGATAACCCGATTTCCACCCGAGCCGAATGGATATTTACATATTGGACACGCGAAATCTGTTGTTCTTAACTTCGGTTTGGCAGATGAATTTAAGGGCAAGACAAATTTGCGCTTTGATGATACAAATCCATTAAAAGAAGATCGTGAATTCGTCGATGCGATTAAAGAGGATGTGAAGTGGTTAGGTTATGATTGGGACGGACTATTCTTTGCTTCCGACTACTTTGACGAAATGTATGAGCGAGCCGTCCTATTAATAAAAAAAGGCTTGGCGTACGTTGAAGACCTGTCTGTTGACGAGATCAGGGAGTATCGTGGCACATTAATAGAACCGGGTAAGGAAAGCCCGTCTCGGTCACGGAGTGTTGAGGAGAACCTCACCTTGTTTGAGAAGATGAAGAACGGCGAATTCAAAGATGGGGAAAAAGTATTGCGGGCCAAGATTGACATGGCTTCTCCTAATATCAATATGCGTGACCCCGTGATTTACCGCATTTCTCACACGACACATCATCACACAGGGAACAAATGGTGTATCTACCCTATGTACGCTTTTGCACATCCATTAGAAGACGCCATAGAAGGGGTTTCTCATTCCATCTGTACGACCGAATTTGAAGATCAACGCCCATTGTATAACTGGGTTGTTGAAAATTGCGAAGTCGAAGCTAACCCTAAACAAATTGAGTTTGCTCGTCTTAACCTTACACAAACAGTGATGAGTAAGCGAAAACTCAAACAGCTCGTAGACAATGATATCGTTGACGGGTGGGATGACCCGAGAATGCCAACGATATCAGGCCTTAGACGACGTGGCTACACACCGGAAGCCATTCGAACCTTTTGTTATGAAGTGGGTGTATCCAAAGGTAACAGTGTGGTCGATAAGCAGATGTTAGAGCACTTTGTTCGAGAAGATCTTAAATTAAAAGCACCTCGTACCATGGCGATATTAAAGCCGTTAAAAGTGGTCATTACGAACTATCCTGAAGGACAAACAGAAATGTTAGAAGCGGA
Encoded proteins:
- the ptsG gene encoding glucose-specific PTS transporter subunit IIBC, with product MFKKAFGLLQRIGRSLMVPVSVLPVAGLLLGLGNENVLAIPIMEQAGGIIFDNLGLLFAIGVAIGLTDGDGVAGLASTIGYLVMNTTLGVMAEYGQMETETVLGIETLQTGVFGGIIMGIIASYLYKRFYNIELPQFLGFFAGKRFVPIITAATAIAIGFAFYYVWPPIQGGIDYLSHLATEANPAIASFIFGFGQRILIPFGLHHIFYQPFWFEFGQFIHPDTGEIIRGDMRRYFAGDPTAGTFMTGLFPFMLFGLPAAALAIYHEAKPAKKKAIAGIMGSAALTSFLTGITEPIEFAFLFVAPLLFLIHCVFAGLSFTIMHILGVKAGFTFSGGAIDYVLYWGLSTNAWLVIPVGLGFAVIYYFGFRFAIRKFNLSTPGREDDEEAEDAQGTDGQSDDDLPYEILEALGDQENISQLDACITRLRVSVNDVDKVNKNRLKSLGASGVLEVGNNIQAIFGTRSDSIKEQMKDIIAGKSPRKVTSEELADASKQDCDTPIDEGFSSPLKGQIMPLDKVPDEVFSNKMMGDGFAVEPEEGTVVSPVKGNVINVFPTLHAIGLKSEAGKEILIHFGIDTVNLEGKGFEALVQEGDNVEQGQEILKADLDFISQNATSTITPVIFTNLQEGQFVQIEKEGQVDQNELGVISIQQ
- a CDS encoding glutamine--tRNA ligase/YqeY domain fusion protein; amino-acid sequence: MGNENHSSNFIKSIMTEDLERGQYDEVITRFPPEPNGYLHIGHAKSVVLNFGLADEFKGKTNLRFDDTNPLKEDREFVDAIKEDVKWLGYDWDGLFFASDYFDEMYERAVLLIKKGLAYVEDLSVDEIREYRGTLIEPGKESPSRSRSVEENLTLFEKMKNGEFKDGEKVLRAKIDMASPNINMRDPVIYRISHTTHHHTGNKWCIYPMYAFAHPLEDAIEGVSHSICTTEFEDQRPLYNWVVENCEVEANPKQIEFARLNLTQTVMSKRKLKQLVDNDIVDGWDDPRMPTISGLRRRGYTPEAIRTFCYEVGVSKGNSVVDKQMLEHFVREDLKLKAPRTMAILKPLKVVITNYPEGQTEMLEAENNPEKPEMGKREIPFSREIYIEQEDFMENPPKKYFRLFPGNEVRLKHAYFIKCEDVIKDEEGHIIEIHCTYDPETKSGTGFTGRKVKGTIHWVDASQAKPAEFRLYEPLIQEEEDEEKDFLENINPQSLEVLKGYVEPNMEKAQPQDKYQFFRHGYFNVDPKDTNREHLVFNHIVSLKSSFKL